TTATGCGAACaagtagaaagaaagagaCTGATAGGAGGGATTTGGGttgggttttttttatgtttaatttttgtcaGATTGTCGATTTTTTACtcttgtactaaaaaaaattctaactttCACAATACGCGAGGTTTTAATGGGCAGGGATTTACTGTGGCTGTGAAAACTGGTTTGACAAAGGATTTGGGTGTTCATCCTATAGCGGCTGAAGAATTTGTCACCATGCGAACTCCTACAAGGGAGATTCGTAGAAATCCTGAGGTTTGTTGACAATTGTAAGCCTGTGCTGGTTGACCAATTTGCAATTTTTGATGCTTCGACTAATAAATAATGGATCATTGCCTTTTAACAATTTAGAATGCACAAATTGGCTCGGAAACTGATATCATATGGGTTACTATCTGTTAGGAGAAGTCAGAATCTGAGGCTAAAGATGCAGCAGGGGTATAAAACGGATGCAAGCTTAATCAATTTGTAATTCGAAAACTTTAGTCAGTCCTTTCAGGTATCCACTCTCTTGACCTACGTACCATTTATTGAGTTCTTTACAAGTGTGATGTAACTTTCATTGGATTTGTTTCCACTGCTCTGCTACTACAAAGTTTATTACTTTCAGAGCTAGAAATGTTGATGTCAAGTTTATTGATTAAGTGTTATTTGATCCAGAAGTTGAGAAAATACCATGAAACTATGATGATATACTTTTACGTCAGTGAACCTAAAATTGAAATGTCCATATATTTTCAAAGCCATGGAATCACTTTTTTGGTGTATCCACTTGAGATTATGTTGAAAATggataattgaaaaacaagCAATGCTGATATTAGTTAGATTCCATCTGAATGCCACTGGAAATCTGTAGATTACTCTACAAAGTTCATTCACAGAGAGTATAGCCATCAGAGAAGGATATGGTCAATGGAGAATAAGggaatttttctttactttttggTGTCAAGGGATGGAAGTTTTAGGCTATTTGAAAGACGTGAATCCACAAACCTTAGTTTGTTACAATGTATTTGTTCTTAAGTGTTGTAATCTTCTTAGCTTTGAAtgggaaataaaaaaaatactatgtGTATATGCTTATCATCCAGCGTTTTGAGCCTGAactatacatttattttttcttcatactAATCCACGAACGTTATTCTACCGCTTTTTGCTACTCTGCTAACTCATGGAACGTTTTAACATTTCAGATAGGTAACAGGGATTTTGAGAAAATCGCTGCTGGGAATGACGCTATTAAAGCGCTATGTATTGCGATTATTCTTATCTTTGAAGTACATAACAGCGAATGTGGTAGATAGAAACAATGGACGAGTCGTTGCAACTGCATCCACAGTGGAGCACTCCATAAAAAACTCACTTGAATGTGGCCGGTCTTGTAATGCTAAGGCAGCAGCAATTGTTGGAGAGGTGTTGGCTATGCGACTCAAAGTTGATGGTCTCGAACAGGGGCAAGGAAGAGGGATTCACGCagacataaaaaaagaaattgagaagaaaggCTTCAAAAACCACACAAAAATCTGGGCTATAGTGAACTCACTAAAGAATAACGGAGTTAAACTCATTCTCGACAACAATGTTGACGACAATGCAGCTCAATCGAACTATCAATAAGCATCGAAAAGCGATCTTATTGTCCATCCCTAAGAAAAAAGTGGGTTAGGCTAGAGCTCAACCATCATGGAAGACTAGATGCTGCTAAAGTGGAAGGTACTATCTTTATTAAACATCAGTCACTCATGATATTTGGAAGTTTATGAAGCAGAGACAACTTTATATCTCCACTTATAAAATGCTGGCATGTTGATATAGTGATACCACAGCCCACTTGGGCTAATGATAATGTTATCACACTAAAATGGCCTTATATGATCATCAAACTCTACACTACTTTCTCCTCTTTCATCCCggtttttactttgttttttttttctcccttttacTGGTTTAAGAGTTGTATAGAGattagcttttgttttctgGTTTAAGAGGCTGTCGTTTTCTTGCTCGTGCTGTTTGATATCACACTGTTGCGTGAAAGAATTGTAGAATAGAAGATACTAATCAAGTCTTTTCAGGTTTTTGAATGAAGATTCCATTTCATAAGAATTTCATTATGAATGTTACAgcttatttttagaaatttgtttaGGCTTTAAACATTGTTTTCACCGGAGTGTTAGTAGGGGAAAATTTCAGTAAATTTTGTGTAGAGTCGAAGGGTtgtttaactaaattttacCACTACGAGTCAAAATTTGAGATGGATCCCTAACATCACTATGAATTAAGTAAACAAGTGAACGAATGTTAGGTTTTGGCAAATAAGAAGATTGATGACTTTTTGCAAAGATGTAAAGTTCACACTGAAAACCAGAACAAtctatttctttaaataaatttgagaacaaatactttaaacaaaagaaatttgaatgttCTTATATATGATACCAAAGAATTAAAGTTTCTTTAACTGAGGAAGAACTAATAGTACTCAAGCCATGAACTTATTATGAGTAGTTGTAACATCATCAAAGTAGTAGAGCCCATCAAGCATCCTAGCACATCCAATCGTCTCGCTCGAAATTGATGCTAAAAGGCGTACAATGGGAGTCAAAGAAGGTAACACTACCGTTAGCATCATTGGAGATTTTACTAACAGATAACAAATTGCATACTAAATTGAGAAACGTGAAGAACATAATACAAAGGAAGTTTTGGAGTTCAATGAATAGTGTCTTTCCCTACAATGGAGGTGGAAGAGTGGTTCTTGCTAGAATTCTGCCTCTAACCCCATCAAACTCTAACATTGAGTCCAATAAGGAATTTGTAAATACAACCCGTCTTCCACAATTTCCTTGTACTGTTTTTTATCCTTTGTAGACTTCCATTAATACATATcgaaaaggtaaaattttgCCAAATCTTTTTTAACCTCATTGTCGAATATCACTTAGCTAGGAAAGAAATAAGAGAACAAAGAAacgtttctttctttatttaattacaagtgtgtgcacgtgtgtgcgtgtgtgacGCAGTGGGGGTGGAAGTTATAAATGAGATGGTTAAGAAATAGAAAGGGAAATGGGGGTATGGGGGGAGCAATGAAATAGGTGTAGGGTTGTGTGGAGGGGAAAGGAAGGGTCCAATTTGTGAATGTGCTTTCACTTTCATAACATggggaaagggaaagggaaagggaaaccTTATCTTGAAACCTaaggaaaggaaaagggaGAGGGGACACCCATATCTTGCTCCCTCCAAATACTAAACGCCCCACTTTCTTTCACCTTCACGCCCCaataattccattttttttcttcttcctttttcctccATGCAGCCGTGCACAAtcattttcacatttcttctttcttttttttcccccacTGACATCTTTTTTAGTCTTtgctttttctcttcttcttttttttatctgtctttttctataaagataaaaatagttttattcttACCTTATAATTTAGTTCATATATACAGTTTATGAGAGTTTTGTTTGAAGGTTTAATCATAAACCCCATGTACAGTTTATGAGAGTTTTGTTTGAAGGTTTACAGTTTATGTTTTAacacttttccttttcaatacAAACAAATAGAGTATGGAAGACCGatctttaaaatcaataagtatgattgttttgaatatatgaTCAAAGTCTTGCATTGGTTTGTGTTAGATAAAGGGGATGTAAATGAGAACAACGTTATCTCCATTGGTATAAGTTCTTTTGGGTTGGAACCAAAATTGAAGTCATGAAGGTCGTTTATGTATCTAAAATGgatagtataaaaaaaaccctaatttccaTCAACAATATACCACGCTTAAactttactatttatttatgctatattttaaaactagttTCTTTAGAGTAAAAGTGATAGGATACACCACACTCGATTGGAACCCTAATATGTCCATCGAAAACTATATGAAATGTTGACAATGAAGATATGTAGTTTATATGTAGCATTTTGACGAAGAACCAAAGATAACGTTGCAACTTTTGAAAGAGGGGAGATAAAATAgggtgaaaagaaaaaggaaagggtGTGTATGTGTGGTGAAAGGAAAGAGTGGAGGGTGTAGGGCATTTGTGTtgagaagaatgaaagagacaTCCAACCCTCCGGGAACAGAGTCAAAGCTCAAAGGCCAAAAACACACAactttgccttttcttttataacatttcaaaaacatatattattacaCCTAAACAAAAAACCATCCATCCAATTCAATCCAATCACACACACGTGTGTTTATTCCCCTATTTCCTTAATTactttccttccttttttttagtttcgaAATGATACACTCttagtttttagattttgaaaaacgTTTAGGGTAAAAAGTGGGTAATTATAGTCATGACTTATAGTAGTGATTTATGTTTAGAACGtaaattatgttaatttagattataatGGTATGTGTGTTTGAGGTGTAACAAATAGTGAGAATTTTTAAGTGGTATGACTTCAAACTAAATGACTAAAAGTATAACATTTTGAGATCAAAGAGATTAAAAATGGGGAAATCCTAaatttacttttccttttttttatatggatttttctcaattatttttctttgtatacTGTCCAATTACTCTCGTCCACGTGGGGAAAACCTATAAATTCAAGTTTCTACCCAACGCTTTGGAACACTTTATTTcgtttttaaataattcagCAATCAATTATTGGATtcacaattaatttatataaatttggcCTTTGAATTAAGaacttcattttgtttttataatccAAACATCAAACTAATTggtcaattaaaaaaaaaaaaagaaggaaattttcccttttcaatctctcttatttttttccttaaaatttAGACGTGTGTTTATAATGCTCATCTCTATCGTTTTCGttgtaaaaaattatgatCCCCACCATTTGAGtttagaattaattttcaatgcatcttttgttaattaatatcaTGTAATTTAAATCTATCTTTACTTACTATCATCAACTTTTggattaattatttagttttctttatcttatttatttatttatatatatattatgactGTAATTCTACTCAAATtctaaatgaatttattaatataacttgacacatattaattatattaatgtaACGTGTACtctatttttaacattaaagTACTTAATACTTTACCTATAGatttgattattgtttttctttcaatataatttatttataattcaaatcttaagaatatatatatatagaccaTATGCTCTTGTAATGagacaaattaattaacaagtTGATTGTGTCAATTAACTAATTATGAagccaacaaaaaaaagataagCAAAATAACACAAACACTTGAAAATCGACAACAGAGAATTACATTAACGTTGTTCACTAACAAAGATTAGCTACATCTATgagtaaagagagagagagagttatTAGTTTTACTATTAATGaggaaaattatttcaaactaTCCGTAAGTAGACACTTTTAGGTGCACTCCTTTAAATAATCCCAAGATTTTAACcgtaaataacaaaagtagTATAAATGCAATAATACAACTTAGGTATTGAAATCAATTCCAAATTCAGTGATTATTACAAGAGATGACTAGATAACAGATTCAAGacatttcaatatatgaaagagataaaagatatattattaaaaaaatggtcgaTATATAGGGTACGCTTCGTACACGATACATGTTTAGTTTGCATTAATATGAAAGAGGGAGGGGAAATGtagggaaagaagaaaacaaaaggatgTACTTTAGGGGTGAAATGAGAAGAGGGAGCCACAAGTAATAAAAGGAGGAGGCAATGGATGGGGGTGGGGgggagaagaagaggaagaagaagaggcaAAGGCAGCCCAAAGGGTTGGCCTAAGCCTTAAGCCCACGTGCTGCACATAAATGCTCTTCAGACAAAACTAATCCCACACTCTGCCCCCTTTCACCTATTTGCCTTCTCTCAATCTTCTTCCCCTTTCTCTTCTACAGTTCTTCCTGTCTCCTTTTTGTTCCTCTCATTGTCCCCTCTCCGCCGTGGCCTCTCCTCCGCCTCGGCCTCCATCTACCGTCTTCTCCCtccccttttttcttctcttttgttaCTCTATACTCTTTTGCCTTGTGTTGGAGAAAGGACTAAAGTTTGTACCATCAAAGTATGATGTTTTAACTTTAACTTGTGTATTGTAacgtttgttttcttttgttatggAGTTGGATTTGTTCCCATTTTTCTCCTAACAAAACCACTTTGACTTTAgatcaatcaatcaaataagTAAGGCAGGACATGTTCAAAATCCCTATTCAAATTACTATTAAACAATCTTGAGTGGTACGAGGAGAGAACTTCTTATCATTTTTTGGTTATTGTGTTCATTTACATCTATCCTAATGAACCGTTTATTAGTAGTTTgttgattcaatttttacGTTCATTAgcaatttaaaagtataattcGTTTTTACTTGGATTGCAGTGATAAAAGGACTAAActttttaacataaatgatactaaaagaaaagaaaaaactattactTTCCAGTTTGTTCAAATAATTCCCACACAAATCTGGCAAGAAGGAGAGAACAAAAAGACACAAAGtttctataaaagaaaaaacagcatAACAAACTCTGGCTCTTTTACACAATCAATTCAAATCTGGGAAGAagtaaaataagaagaagaagaagaagaagattgaatCCATCCATCTCTAGAAATGTTTCCCAGAAAAATGAGTCAGaagcaaaaagagaaaaaaaagacataaaaCACACTAACAAAGATTGATTGTCAATGAGAATATTGACCTCTAAAAGGCTCCCAAAATGGTGTTTTCTTGCTGAAATATCTTGCCACAACTCTAGAATCCAGAATCTTTATAGCTTCTTCAGATTTAATGCATCTTGGTGTCTTGTATTGATTAACAGAAGAGCCTTGTGAAACACAAAAATCCATTAGAGCATCAAAAGCTCCTTGTTTCACCACTCTAATCTCCAATGGCCCAATTGATTTATCTTTGCTTCTACACCTTCTATAAACTGAATCCAATGATTCTTCAATACTTGAACAACATTCTTCCATTAAATCCACTTCAACAAGTTCTTCAAAATTCTCATAATTACTTCCTGATCTTTTCTTCATctcccaaaacaaaacataatgCCCTGGAATTGATTCTGTATCTGCATAACTTGTATACTCTGTCAACAAAACCCCAAGTGGTTCAACTAACAATTTTGCCTTTGTTATTGCATTCAACAAATCatcttcatttgttttgtCTGTATCAATACTTAATACCACATTCCTTCTATGCATAAACTTGAACTGTGGTGCTTTGTTGTGGAAGCCAGTTACTTTTAGTATATCACCAACTCTATATCTGTATAAACCTGAACCCACCATcaccagaaaaagaaaaaaaaaaaaacaaaacaaaaaacaatgtgGGTCAGatctaaaaacacaaaaaacaaaaaagggtttctttttttccttttttcttttcttttctttttttctttcttttcttttcttttct
This is a stretch of genomic DNA from Cucumis sativus cultivar 9930 chromosome 4, Cucumber_9930_V3, whole genome shotgun sequence. It encodes these proteins:
- the LOC101206481 gene encoding uncharacterized protein LOC101206481, whose protein sequence is MTLLKRYVLRLFLSLKYITANVVDRNNGRVVATASTVEHSIKNSLECGRSCNAKAAAIVGEVLAMRLKVDGLEQGQGRGIHADIKKEIEKKGFKNHTKIWAIVNSLKNNGVKLILDNNVDDNAAQSNYQ